A single window of Dermacentor albipictus isolate Rhodes 1998 colony chromosome 1, USDA_Dalb.pri_finalv2, whole genome shotgun sequence DNA harbors:
- the LOC139054745 gene encoding uncharacterized protein has translation MRPKALAPGRGSNERVCKKGPRSGRPRESAACLVGSCPIVRRSVNQLLSNHRCVWSILRADDQRVDLGKGCRASAADGCLHLAELSTCNNFLWHIFIKLREGRLGLARLRGRVVPLAFNTRRRRSFILVHSPLMKHRSIEFLEMLESRMSPKQFQLREGLVLNKHLRHARLCYRLLDYQTRDPMDALRSTVTTLDSLEVMSVRSSSVGVGMPCELLSRCNVIRTFVFLENLTDVPDAQELMC, from the exons ATGAGGCCGAAGGCCCTGGCGCCAGGGCGAGGCTCCAACGAAAGG GTCTGCAAGAAAGGACCCCGGAGTGGCCGCCCACGAGAGTCTGCTGCGTGCCTGGTCGGCAGCTGTCCCATCGTGCGCCGGTCGGTCAACCAGCTCTTGTCCAACCATCGCTGCGTGTGGAGCATCTTGCGTGCGGACGATCAGCGGGTGGACCTCGGCAAGGGATGCAGAGCCAGCGCAGCCGACGGGTGCCTCCACCTTGCGGAGCTATCCACATGCAACAACTTCCTGTGGCACATCTTCATCAAGCTACGCGAAGGGCGGCTGGGGCTGGCTCGCCTGCGCGGACGCGTGGTGCCTTTGGCCTTCAACACGCGGCGCAGGCGGTCCTTCATTCTGGTTCACTCGCCGCTGATGAAGCATCGCTCCATCGAGTTCCTGGAGATGCTCGAGTCACGGATGTCACCAAAGCAGTTCCAGCTACGGGAAGGCCTGGTGCTTAACAAACACCTGAGGCACGCCAGGCTCTGCTACCGCCTGCTGGACTACCAGACCAGGGACCCGATGGACGCGCTCCGCTCCACAGTGACCACGCTGGACTCGCTGGAGGTCATGAGCGTGCGCTCCTCGAGCGTGGGCGTGGGGATGCCGTGTGAGCTGCTCAGCAGGTGCAACGTCATTCGCACGTTCGTCTTTCTCGAGAACTTGACCGACGTGCCCGATGCTCAGGAGTTGATGTGCTGA